One genomic region from Rosa rugosa chromosome 1, drRosRugo1.1, whole genome shotgun sequence encodes:
- the LOC133725350 gene encoding uncharacterized protein LOC133725350, with amino-acid sequence MFQEIDQRAASQHDNVAAVVQETSAMSRMRVHMFLSGLDQEYDQVRGEILRKEPKFSLEQSYAYIRKVQSEKQAMGRSVQTESSVMAVQRRPGPPPGFSGPSPRRPHDKPNPYANKKCVVCGELGHTKERCYEVIGYPDWWDFTRKPRKNPGKAAIATTEEEHLDNASANVAQSGHSDSADSWLWC; translated from the exons ATGTTCcaggagattgatcaaagggCGGCCTCTCAACATGATAATGTTGCAGCTGTCGTTCAAGAAACTTCAGCCATGTCCCGGATGCGTGTTcacatgtttttgagtggacttgACCAAGAGTATGATCAGGTGCGTGGAGAAATCCTGCGCAAGGAGCCTAAATTCTCcttggagcagagctatgcttacattcgcaaggtgcaatcagagaaacaagctATGGGGCGTTCTGTGCAAACTGAATCTTCTGTGATGGCTGTTCAACGCCGACccggtcctcctccaggcttctcaggtccttctccacgccgtcctcacgacaaaccaaacccatacgcaaacaaaaaatgtgttgtctgtggggaattaggtcataccaaggagcggtgctatgaagtgattggctaccctgattggtgggacttcaccaggaaaccgcgaaagaatccggGCAAGGCGGctattgctactacagaggaagagcatctagacaatgcctccgctaatgtagcacagtcag gacattctgactcggcggattcttggttatggtgttag